From Aquila chrysaetos chrysaetos chromosome 3, bAquChr1.4, whole genome shotgun sequence, the proteins below share one genomic window:
- the TMEM196 gene encoding transmembrane protein 196 isoform X5, whose amino-acid sequence MCTSSQIIGSLLVLSVLEIGLGVSSVAVGAVSFSLVLTEHKPQLGDSSPFLLCGICGILCAKKKSGLVMILFSACCICGLIGGILNFQFLRALTKKSSALYSLHLASMSLACIGIGGCTLSSWLTCRLASYEQRRMFSEREHSLHHSHEMAEKEMTDNLSNGGPHLIYNGSVY is encoded by the exons ATGTGCACCAGCAGCCAGATCATCGGGAGCCTCCTGGTGCTCTCCGTGCTGGAGATAGGGTTAGGGGTGTCCAGCGTGGCCGTGGGGGCGGTCAGTTTCAGCCTGGTCCTCACAGAGCATAAACCTCAGCTGGGAGACTCTTCTCCG tttctgCTTTGTGGCATATGTGGAATATTGTGCgccaaaaagaaatctggactTGTT ATGAtacttttttctgcctgttgcATCTGTGGACTAATCGGAGGAATCttaaattttcaatttcttcGTGCTCTGACAAAGAAGTCGTCTGCCCTCTATTCTTTGCATCTTGCCTCCATGTCTCTTGCATGCATTGGAATTGGTGGTTGCACCCTTTCTTCATGGCTCACTTGTCGGCTAGCCAGCTATGAACAAAGGCGAATGTTCTCAGAAAGAGAACATTCATTGCATCACTCCcatgaaatggcagaaaaa GAAATGACAGACAACCTAAGCAATGGTGGCCCACACCTGATTTATAATGGAAGTGTATattaa
- the TMEM196 gene encoding transmembrane protein 196 isoform X3, with the protein MCTSSQIIGSLLVLSVLEIGLGVSSVAVGAVSFSLVLTEHKPQLGDSSPVWSGVCFLLCGICGILCAKKKSGLVMILFSACCICGLIGGILNFQFLRALTKKSSALYSLHLASMSLACIGIGGCTLSSWLTCRLASYEQRRMFSEREHSLHHSHEMAEKEMTDNLSNGGPHLIYNGSVY; encoded by the exons ATGTGCACCAGCAGCCAGATCATCGGGAGCCTCCTGGTGCTCTCCGTGCTGGAGATAGGGTTAGGGGTGTCCAGCGTGGCCGTGGGGGCGGTCAGTTTCAGCCTGGTCCTCACAGAGCATAAACCTCAGCTGGGAGACTCTTCTCCGGTATGGAGCGGGGTGTGT tttctgCTTTGTGGCATATGTGGAATATTGTGCgccaaaaagaaatctggactTGTT ATGAtacttttttctgcctgttgcATCTGTGGACTAATCGGAGGAATCttaaattttcaatttcttcGTGCTCTGACAAAGAAGTCGTCTGCCCTCTATTCTTTGCATCTTGCCTCCATGTCTCTTGCATGCATTGGAATTGGTGGTTGCACCCTTTCTTCATGGCTCACTTGTCGGCTAGCCAGCTATGAACAAAGGCGAATGTTCTCAGAAAGAGAACATTCATTGCATCACTCCcatgaaatggcagaaaaa GAAATGACAGACAACCTAAGCAATGGTGGCCCACACCTGATTTATAATGGAAGTGTATattaa
- the TMEM196 gene encoding transmembrane protein 196 isoform X4, which translates to MCTSSQIIGSLLVLSVLEIGLGVSSVAVGAVSFSLVLTEHKPQLGDSSPFLLCGICGILCAKKKSGLVMILFSACCICGLIGGILNFQFLRALTKKSSALYSLHLASMSLACIGIGGCTLSSWLTCRLASYEQRRMFSEREHSLHHSHEMAEKRLRGIEITDLPSCPVVPPTPELPPRK; encoded by the exons ATGTGCACCAGCAGCCAGATCATCGGGAGCCTCCTGGTGCTCTCCGTGCTGGAGATAGGGTTAGGGGTGTCCAGCGTGGCCGTGGGGGCGGTCAGTTTCAGCCTGGTCCTCACAGAGCATAAACCTCAGCTGGGAGACTCTTCTCCG tttctgCTTTGTGGCATATGTGGAATATTGTGCgccaaaaagaaatctggactTGTT ATGAtacttttttctgcctgttgcATCTGTGGACTAATCGGAGGAATCttaaattttcaatttcttcGTGCTCTGACAAAGAAGTCGTCTGCCCTCTATTCTTTGCATCTTGCCTCCATGTCTCTTGCATGCATTGGAATTGGTGGTTGCACCCTTTCTTCATGGCTCACTTGTCGGCTAGCCAGCTATGAACAAAGGCGAATGTTCTCAGAAAGAGAACATTCATTGCATCACTCCcatgaaatggcagaaaaa AGATTGAGGGGTATTGAAATAACCGACCTGCCCAGCTGCCCGGTGGTTCCCCCGACACCAGAGTTACCTCCAAG GAAATGA
- the TMEM196 gene encoding transmembrane protein 196 isoform X1, with product MCTSSQIIGSLLVLSVLEIGLGVSSVAVGAVSFSLVLTEHKPQLGDSSPVWSGVCFLLCGICGILCAKKKSGLVMILFSACCICGLIGGILNFQFLRALTKKSSALYSLHLASMSLACIGIGGCTLSSWLTCRLASYEQRRMFSEREHSLHHSHEMAEKRLRGIEITDLPSCPVVPPTPELPPRK from the exons ATGTGCACCAGCAGCCAGATCATCGGGAGCCTCCTGGTGCTCTCCGTGCTGGAGATAGGGTTAGGGGTGTCCAGCGTGGCCGTGGGGGCGGTCAGTTTCAGCCTGGTCCTCACAGAGCATAAACCTCAGCTGGGAGACTCTTCTCCGGTATGGAGCGGGGTGTGT tttctgCTTTGTGGCATATGTGGAATATTGTGCgccaaaaagaaatctggactTGTT ATGAtacttttttctgcctgttgcATCTGTGGACTAATCGGAGGAATCttaaattttcaatttcttcGTGCTCTGACAAAGAAGTCGTCTGCCCTCTATTCTTTGCATCTTGCCTCCATGTCTCTTGCATGCATTGGAATTGGTGGTTGCACCCTTTCTTCATGGCTCACTTGTCGGCTAGCCAGCTATGAACAAAGGCGAATGTTCTCAGAAAGAGAACATTCATTGCATCACTCCcatgaaatggcagaaaaa AGATTGAGGGGTATTGAAATAACCGACCTGCCCAGCTGCCCGGTGGTTCCCCCGACACCAGAGTTACCTCCAAG GAAATGA
- the TMEM196 gene encoding transmembrane protein 196 isoform X2, translated as MCTSSQIIGSLLVLSVLEIGLGVSSVAVGAVSFSLVLTEHKPQLGDSSPVWSGFLLCGICGILCAKKKSGLVMILFSACCICGLIGGILNFQFLRALTKKSSALYSLHLASMSLACIGIGGCTLSSWLTCRLASYEQRRMFSEREHSLHHSHEMAEKRLRGIEITDLPSCPVVPPTPELPPRK; from the exons ATGTGCACCAGCAGCCAGATCATCGGGAGCCTCCTGGTGCTCTCCGTGCTGGAGATAGGGTTAGGGGTGTCCAGCGTGGCCGTGGGGGCGGTCAGTTTCAGCCTGGTCCTCACAGAGCATAAACCTCAGCTGGGAGACTCTTCTCCGGTATGGAGCGGG tttctgCTTTGTGGCATATGTGGAATATTGTGCgccaaaaagaaatctggactTGTT ATGAtacttttttctgcctgttgcATCTGTGGACTAATCGGAGGAATCttaaattttcaatttcttcGTGCTCTGACAAAGAAGTCGTCTGCCCTCTATTCTTTGCATCTTGCCTCCATGTCTCTTGCATGCATTGGAATTGGTGGTTGCACCCTTTCTTCATGGCTCACTTGTCGGCTAGCCAGCTATGAACAAAGGCGAATGTTCTCAGAAAGAGAACATTCATTGCATCACTCCcatgaaatggcagaaaaa AGATTGAGGGGTATTGAAATAACCGACCTGCCCAGCTGCCCGGTGGTTCCCCCGACACCAGAGTTACCTCCAAG GAAATGA